In one window of Romboutsia hominis DNA:
- a CDS encoding 5' nucleotidase, NT5C type — MGRLNICIDIDGTITSPYHFIPYLNEIYNKNIKEEECVTYNWEQLYGDTMDEILNKFHSSCMHSYEEAEIVEYAKDVIEKWLANSHNLYFVTARDKSLTEITTRWLNDKGFSDIDVHLLGSHDKIAKAKELECNIFIEDNPSNAMQLASEGMKILLINTNYNQGVEHDNITRVDTWKDIDKFIELYK, encoded by the coding sequence ATGGGAAGATTAAATATATGTATAGATATAGATGGAACTATAACAAGTCCATATCATTTTATTCCGTACTTAAATGAGATATATAATAAAAATATAAAAGAAGAAGAATGTGTAACTTATAACTGGGAACAATTATATGGTGATACCATGGATGAAATATTAAATAAATTCCATAGTAGCTGTATGCATTCTTATGAAGAAGCAGAAATAGTAGAATATGCTAAGGACGTTATAGAAAAGTGGTTAGCTAATAGCCACAACTTATATTTTGTAACGGCAAGAGATAAAAGTCTTACAGAGATAACTACAAGATGGTTAAACGATAAAGGATTTTCTGATATAGATGTTCACTTATTAGGTAGTCACGATAAAATAGCTAAAGCTAAAGAATTAGAATGCAATATATTTATAGAAGACAATCCATCAAATGCAATGCAACTTGCAAGTGAAGGTATGAAAATACTACTAATAAATACCAACTACAATCAAGGTGTAGAACATGATAATATAACAAGAGTAGACACTTGGAAAGACATAGATAAATTCATAGAATTGTACAAGTAA
- a CDS encoding metallophosphoesterase, translating to MNLYAIGDLHFSTSVNKPMDVFGKNWIGHEEKLIEDWKEKVSDEDLVLVLGDTSWGINLDEARSDLDIIDNLPGKKIFIKGNHDYWWTTVTALNKQYDNMNFLQTNFYEYKDYAICGGRGWICPNDFKFDENDAKIYKREENRIRISLEAAKKKGHTKFIVITHYPPTNDKLEESLFTKLYEEYKVEKVIYGHLHGKESFKMGLRGVRNGIEYILASCDYTDFKLIKILD from the coding sequence ATGAACTTATATGCAATAGGAGATTTACACTTTTCAACATCAGTAAATAAGCCTATGGATGTTTTTGGAAAGAATTGGATAGGTCATGAGGAAAAGTTAATAGAAGACTGGAAAGAGAAAGTAAGTGATGAAGATTTAGTATTAGTATTAGGAGATACTTCTTGGGGAATAAATCTAGACGAAGCAAGAAGTGATTTAGATATAATAGATAATTTGCCGGGGAAAAAGATATTTATAAAAGGCAATCATGATTATTGGTGGACTACTGTAACAGCATTAAATAAGCAGTATGATAATATGAACTTTTTACAAACTAATTTCTATGAATACAAAGATTATGCTATTTGTGGAGGAAGAGGATGGATATGTCCGAATGATTTTAAGTTTGATGAAAATGACGCTAAAATATATAAGAGAGAAGAAAATAGGATAAGAATATCTTTAGAAGCTGCTAAGAAGAAAGGACATACTAAATTTATAGTTATCACTCACTATCCTCCTACTAATGATAAACTTGAAGAATCGTTATTCACTAAATTATATGAAGAATATAAAGTTGAAAAAGTTATATATGGACACTTGCACGGAAAAGAATCATTTAAAATGGGATTAAGAGGTGTAAGAAATGGAATTGAATATATATTAGCATCTTGTGATTACACTGATTTTAAATTAATAAAAATATTAGATTAA
- a CDS encoding GTP pyrophosphokinase: MEFEKWDEILTPYDHAVEELKVKFKNIRKEFLAKGEYCPIEFVTGRTKKIASIISKSKRLGIEDIEGEMEDIAGIRIMCKFVEDIYTVVELIQNRCDMSIVYAKDYIKNFKDSGYRSYHVIIKYPINTIAGSKEILCEIQIRTLAMNFWATIEHSLKYKYEHYIPEELAVRLRRASDAAFLLDQEMSEIREDIMKAQVMCQVKSVTVRDVLSKIQELYNLGETHKALIYQRRLDKIDNEQDIEEILHLQSEVDNLLEFYNNNNKVR; encoded by the coding sequence ATGGAATTTGAAAAATGGGATGAAATACTAACACCTTATGACCATGCAGTAGAAGAATTAAAAGTTAAGTTTAAGAATATAAGAAAAGAATTCTTAGCAAAAGGAGAATACTGTCCTATAGAGTTTGTAACAGGAAGGACTAAAAAAATAGCTTCTATAATATCTAAATCAAAGCGCCTAGGAATTGAAGATATAGAGGGTGAGATGGAAGATATTGCAGGTATAAGAATAATGTGTAAGTTTGTAGAAGATATATATACAGTAGTTGAACTTATACAAAATAGATGTGATATGAGTATAGTATATGCAAAAGATTATATAAAAAACTTTAAGGATAGTGGATACAGAAGTTATCATGTTATAATAAAATATCCTATAAATACGATAGCAGGTTCAAAAGAAATATTGTGTGAAATCCAAATAAGAACTTTAGCTATGAACTTTTGGGCAACTATAGAACATTCTTTAAAATATAAATATGAACATTACATACCAGAGGAATTAGCAGTTAGATTAAGAAGAGCATCTGATGCAGCATTCCTATTAGATCAAGAAATGAGCGAGATAAGAGAAGATATAATGAAAGCTCAAGTTATGTGCCAGGTAAAATCAGTTACAGTAAGAGATGTACTTAGTAAGATTCAAGAATTATATAATCTAGGAGAAACACATAAAGCGCTTATATATCAAAGAAGGCTAGATAAAATAGATAATGAACAAGATATAGAAGAAATATTACATCTTCAAAGTGAGGTAGATAATTTATTAGAATTTTACAATAACAATAATAAAGTTAGATAG
- a CDS encoding MBL fold metallo-hydrolase, with product MELKKIKGNTFYIKGGTNTGVYIFDDNKALIIDPGLAGSRPKRIINMLEEKNIKVNFIINTHEHDDHYGACNQFKEYYNDICILSSDEAKLYIEKPYLFGKYIMGGKYNRFFVDKLKNKSLDEIKVDKIAKEGSLLLNNEEFEIIDLKGHTEGSIGILTKDKVLFTGDLLIGLDMLKKYDFLFLYDIKKEIDSIMKLKEIDFDYLVLGHSKEVISKKDSKFITEMHLNAIDKYLNKVREDLNVPITLEELLKKIIIDNNLKCNYKEYHFFKSSLVSMISYLADLDEIDYILNDGELLYCTKKK from the coding sequence ATGGAGCTTAAAAAAATAAAAGGAAACACATTTTATATAAAGGGTGGAACTAACACTGGTGTTTATATTTTTGATGATAATAAAGCTTTGATAATAGATCCTGGGTTAGCTGGTTCAAGACCTAAGAGAATTATAAATATGTTAGAAGAAAAAAATATCAAGGTAAATTTTATAATAAATACACATGAACATGATGATCATTATGGAGCGTGTAACCAATTTAAAGAGTATTATAATGATATTTGTATATTATCATCAGATGAAGCTAAATTATATATAGAAAAGCCTTATCTATTTGGCAAATATATAATGGGTGGTAAATATAATAGATTTTTTGTGGATAAATTAAAAAATAAATCATTAGATGAAATAAAAGTAGATAAAATAGCAAAAGAAGGAAGTCTGTTATTAAATAATGAAGAATTTGAAATAATAGATTTAAAGGGACATACTGAAGGAAGCATAGGAATATTAACTAAAGATAAAGTTTTATTTACTGGAGACCTTCTAATAGGCTTAGATATGCTTAAAAAGTATGATTTCTTATTTTTGTATGATATAAAGAAAGAAATAGACTCAATAATGAAATTAAAAGAAATAGATTTTGATTATTTAGTCTTAGGGCATAGTAAAGAAGTAATAAGTAAAAAAGATTCTAAGTTTATAACAGAAATGCATTTAAATGCTATTGATAAGTACTTAAATAAAGTAAGAGAAGATTTAAATGTACCAATAACGTTAGAAGAATTATTAAAAAAAATTATAATAGATAATAATTTAAAGTGCAATTATAAAGAATATCATTTTTTTAAGTCATCTTTAGTTTCGATGATAAGCTATTTAGCTGATTTAGATGAAATAGACTATATATTAAATGATGGAGAATTGCTTTATTGTACCAAAAAAAAATAA
- a CDS encoding YkgJ family cysteine cluster protein, with protein MASINRNDILNCINYCKENELFDKLNDTYKSLPSGDCTGCGNCCMESVGINLIEFINIYSYLLDKDELRKTSLSKIIDYYFLEFTKKSACPFKDENNRCLIYEVRPLNCRIFGHWKKEDYNKNLSNITKRNREYSDLMKSKYGFDISEKVVNYKIKYCEDFKPQNGYLDKSTRLSFADELMILDSKLYSKGIIDIDFKDRGIVEYFIEALLKDDTAYNIKIRLSKDEEVREIALKRLKKILL; from the coding sequence ATGGCTAGTATAAATAGAAATGATATTTTAAATTGTATAAATTATTGTAAGGAAAATGAGCTGTTTGATAAGTTAAATGATACTTACAAATCACTACCAAGTGGAGATTGTACTGGCTGTGGTAATTGTTGTATGGAATCAGTAGGTATAAATTTAATTGAATTTATTAATATATATAGCTACTTATTAGACAAAGATGAATTAAGAAAGACAAGTTTAAGTAAAATTATAGACTACTATTTTTTAGAATTTACTAAAAAGAGTGCGTGTCCATTTAAAGATGAAAATAACAGATGTTTAATATATGAAGTGAGGCCACTAAATTGTAGAATTTTTGGTCATTGGAAAAAAGAGGATTATAATAAAAATTTATCAAATATAACTAAAAGGAATAGAGAATATAGTGATCTTATGAAATCAAAGTATGGATTTGATATAAGTGAAAAAGTTGTTAATTACAAAATAAAATACTGTGAGGATTTTAAACCCCAAAATGGATATTTAGATAAATCGACTAGATTAAGTTTTGCAGATGAGCTAATGATACTAGATTCTAAGTTATATTCTAAAGGTATTATAGATATAGATTTTAAAGATAGAGGTATAGTTGAATATTTTATAGAAGCTTTATTAAAAGATGATACTGCTTACAATATAAAAATAAGATTATCAAAAGATGAAGAGGTAAGAGAGATAGCATTAAAAAGATTAAAAAAGATACTATTATAA